CCAAGGACCGGCCGCTGCCTCCCCTCGACCGCGGCGACCTCCTGGCGACGTTCTCGGCCGGCGCCTACGGCATGGTCATGGCCTCCAACTACAACACCCGCCCCCGCGCCGCCGAGGTCCTGGTCGAGGGCGACCAGGCCAAGCTGGTGCGGCGGCGCGAGACGCTCGACGACCTGGTGGCGCAGGAACTCGACCTGTGAGCGAAGGCTGAGCCGTGCGGACGCCCGGAGACGGCGTCCGCGGGTTCGCGCGAGAAGCGGAGCGGGGCGGGGCGGGGCGGAGCAAGGGCCGAGGAGTAGGGCGGACCGGAGCAGGGCGGGGCGGGCGTCCCGGACATCAACCCATCGGACCACAGTCATGCGTCAAGACATCGTTCGCTCGATCGGCCGATCCGGGAAGGCGGGATCCTCGCGGGGCCGCCGCGCGCGGGTGCTGGCCGCCGGCGTGATCGCCGCCCTGGGCTGGTCGGCCGCCGGCCCGGCCTGGGCGCAGGCCCCCGGCCCCGAGCTGTTCGCGAAGCAGCCCAAGACGCCCGAGGAGCTGTGGGGGGCGATCGACTACCTGTCGCGGACCGGCCAGGGCCGCCAGGCGGTCCCCTACCTGGAGACCTTCTCCAAGGCCCCGATCGACGACGCCGCCCTGCTGAAGCTCCGCGACCAGTTCGGCCCCGGCTCGTTCCTCCGCCTCGACGACGACCCGGCCACCAAGCCCTACGCCAAGCCCCTGACCGACAAGCTCGTCGCCGCCGCCCGCCGCCTCACCGCCGACCCCGAGCGGATCAAGTCGTACCTCCCCGCGCTCCTGCTCTCGAAGGAAGAGCAGGACTACGCCGTGGCGCGGCTCCGCGAGTCGGGCCCGTTCGCCGTGCCGGCGATCGTGGGCGAGCTTCGCAAGTACGGCCCGACGACCCCCGAGCGCGAGCGGCTGACCTACAACTCCGGCCGGCTCGACACCTCGTCGGTCCCCGCCTGGATCGCCGTCCTGGACGCCAGGGACCCGGCGCTGGCGGCCGACGCGGCCGCGATCCTCGGCGACCTGGGCGACCCCCGCGCCGTCCCCTTCCTGACCTTCCCCGCCGCCTCGGCCGACTCGGCCGCCCCGCTCAAGGCGGCGGCCGCCCTGGCGGTCGAGAAGCTCACCGGCACGCCGTTCGACGCCCAGCCCCGCTCGCCCGTGCAGACGCTCGACGACGCCGCCGAGGCCCTCGCCCGGCACCAGTACGAGCTGCCCAGCGAGCAGGTGCTCCTCTGGCAGTGGGACGACGCCAAGGGGGTCCCGGCCCCTTACCTGGCCCGCAAGGTCGACGTCGAGGGGATCTTCGGCGGCAAGCTCGCCGGCCAGGCCCTCTTGCTGGAGCCGAAGAACCGGCGGGCCCAGGTGGTCCGGCTGGGCTTCCTGCTGGAGCGGGCCGTCGACAAGGTCGGCTACGCGAACTTCCCGGCGAAGGACCAGGAGACGTACGCCGAGGTCCTGGCCGCCGGGCCCGAGGTCCTGGGCGACCTCCTGCGGGGCGCGATCGCGACCCGCCGCGGCAACCTGGCCGCCGCCACGGCCGAGGCGCTGGGCAAGGTCGCCGACCCCAGCCTCCCCTCGCGGCAGGGCCATCCCCACCCGCTGGTCGAGGCCCTCTCGTCGCCCGGCCGCCGGCTCCAGCTCGCCGCCGCCAAGGCCATCGTCGACATCGACCCGACCCAGCCCTTCCCCGGGTCGAGCCGCGTCGTCCCCACCCTCGCCCGCTTCCTGCTCAACCAGGAGCGGCCCCGGGCCGTCGTCATCGACGGCAACCCGTCGCGAGGGGCCCAGGTCGCCGGCGCCCTGCGGGGCCTGGGCTACGAGGCCGACGCCGAGACGACCGGCGAGCGCGGCTTCCGGGCCGCGACCGAGTCGGCCGACGTCGAGCTGATCCTCACCGCCCACGACAACGCCGCCGGCTCGTGGGACCTGCTCGACGTCCTCTCGATCCTCCGCAGCGACGCGCGGACGTCGAACCTGCCTCTGTTCGTCTACGGGCCCCAGGACCTGGAAGTCCGCCGGCCCAACCTGCCGGTGGAGTACCCCGGCGTCAAGTTCATCGTCTACTCCAACGTCCCCGCCGACCTCGAACGCCAGCTCGGCGGCCGGCCCTCGCGGTTGAGCGCCGAGGAGCGGACGTCGCAGGCGAAGCAGGCCGCCGAGACCCTCGCCCGGATCTCGGCGCGCCCCCGCAGCCTGTTCGCCCCCGACCTCGACTCGGCCCGCGAGACCCTCTCGGGCGCGATCGGCCTGCACGGCGTCGAGCTGCCCGTCGCCGAGACCCTGGCCGACGTCCCGTCGCCCGCGGCCCAGCGCGCCCTGGCCGACGCCCTCCTCGACGCCTCCCGCGACCCCGCCCTGAGGCGCTCGGGGGCCCGCCAGCTCGCCCGCAGCATCCAGCGCTTCGGCCCCATGGTCGCCGCCGACCAGGAGGTCAAGCTCGACGCCGCCTACAAGTCCGAGGAGGACGCCGAGCTGCACACCGGCCTGGGCATGGTCCTGGGGGCGCTCCGCCGCTCCACCCGCGACGCCCAGACGCCCGCGAACGCCAACTTCGGCCCCGACCGCGGCCCGACGCCCGTGCCGGTCTCGGCCCCCGTGATCCTCGCCCCGGCCGGGACGATCGTCGCGCCGGCCGCCCCGGCCCCGGTCGTCGTCGAGCCGGTCGCGCCCCCGGCGACGGAGGTCCCTCCCCCCGGTTGAGACCCCGGACGCAGCCCGCACCAGGACGAAGCACCCCCAGGAATCCCGCGATTTATGGCCATCGAGACCCGGCCGAGCTACGGACACCCGTTGAAACCCGCGTCCCGGGGGCCGGGCTCGGAGTCCGGCCTCGACCCCAACGCGCCGCTGCCCGGGGTCATCGGCGCGGGGCCGGCGATGCGCGAGGTCTACCGGACCACCCGCCAGGTCGCCCCGTCGCGGGCCTGCGTCCTGATCGTCGGCGAGACCGGCACCGGCAAGGAGCTGATCGCCCGCGCCATCCACGACCTGAGCCCCCGGTCGACCGGCCCCTACATCCGGGTCAACTGCGGCGCCCTGACCGAGAGCCTGCTGGAGAGCGAGCTGTTCGGCCACGTGAAGGGCTCGTTCACCGGCGCGGTCGACAACCGCACCGGCCGGTTCGAGGCGGCCCACACCGGCAGCATCTTCCTCGACGAGGTCAACAGCACCTCGCCTAAGCTCCAGGTGAAGCTCCTGCGCGTCCTGCAGGAAGGGGAGTTCGAGCGGGTCGGCGACAACAACACCAAGAAAGTCGACACCCGGATCGTCGCCGCCACCAACCGCGACCTGCTGGACGAGATCGACGTCGGCCGGTTCCGCGAGGACTTGTACTACCGCCTCAACGTCGTGCCGATCTACCTGCCCCCCCTGCGCGAGCGGCGGGACGACGTCGAGCTGCTGGTCAACTTCTTCCTCAAGCGGTACGCCGAGCAGAACAAGCGCGACATGCGACGCGTCCACCCCGAGGCCATGCGGCGGCTCCGCGAGCACGACTGGCCGGGGAACGTCCGCGAGCTGCAGAACTACGTCGAGCGCGCCGTGATCCTGGGCGACGGGGCCGAGCTGACGGTCGAGCACCTGCCGCCGCAGCTCCGGGGCGAGACCACCCCCCGGCCGATCCGCCACCGCGGGACGTCGAGCGCCGACTTCACCGTGCTGACCTCCGAGCTGGTCCGCCAGGGCATCCGCGCCGCCGGGCCCAACGCCAACGACCTGCACGACCGGGTCGTCGGCCAGGTCGAGCGCGAGCTGATCCAGCAGGTCCTGCAGACGTGCGACCGGGTCCAGATCAAGGCGGCGGCCCGGCTGGGCATCAACCGCAACACGCTCCACAAGAAGCTCTCGGAATACCGCATCGACGAGAACGCGCCCGCCGCCGGCCCCCCCAACGGCGACGGCGAGGACGGCCACGACGGCGGACGGACCGGCGACGCCCCCCACCCCTACGACGAGTGAGCGACCCCATGCGGAAAGCGGCCATCACTCCCTCCGGGCCGGACGGGGCGGCGCCGACCCCCGGCGCGCGGAATTCCAGCGAATCTCCTGCCGGCCCCCTCGACCGCGACCGTTTGTACCCGGGCGACTGCCTGGACCTGTTGCCCCGGATCGACACCGGCTCGGTCGACCTGATTTTCGCCGACCCCCCCTTCAACATCGGCTATGATTACGACGTCTACGACGACGCCCGCGACAACGACGCCTACCTCGACTGGACGAGGCGTTGGGGCCGCGAGGTCGTTCGTGCGCTCAAGCCCGACGGGACGTTCTGGCTCGCGATCGGCGACGAATACGCCGCCGAGATGAAGGTGATCTTTCATCGCGAGCTGGGGCTGACCATGCGGAGCTGGGTGGTTTGGTACTATACGTTTGGGGTCCACTGTCGACGTAAATTCGCTCGCAGCCACGCCCACTTGTTCTACTTCTTGAAGGACCCCAAACGTTTCACCTTCAACGACGAGGACGTCCGCGTCCCGTCGGCCCGTCAGCTCGTCTACGCCGACGCCCGCGCCAACCCCAAGGGCCGGCTCCCCGACGACACCTGGATCCTCCGCCCCCAGGACATGACCACGGGCTTCGACCCGATGGAGGACACCTGGTACGTCCCCCGCGTCTGCGGGACGTTCAAGGAGCGCGCCGGCTGGCACGGCTGCCAGATGCCCGAACAGCTTTTGGGCCGGATCGTCCGGGCCTGCTCGAACCCCGGCGAGACCGTGCTCGACCCCTTCGCCGGCAGCGGCACGACCCTGACCGTCGCCAAGAAGCTCGACCGCCGGTTCCTCGGCTTCGAGCTGTCCCCGGACTACGCCTCGGCCGTCGAGAGACGCCTCGCCGCCGCGCACGTCGGCCAGCCCCTGGAAGGGGGGCCCGAGCCCCTCGCCGGGGGCCGAAAGACCCCCACCGAGCCACCGGCCCGCAGGAAGCGGGCCCCCGCGCCCAAGCGCGCGGGGGCCTGAATCGACTGGGAAAGTCAGCCGGCGTGCGTGGCGGACTCGTCGTGCCGCTTGAGTTCCGCCTCCAGCTCGGCGACCCGCGCCTGGAGCTTGGTCAGCTCGTCCTTGGGGGCGAGGTTCAGGCCGTCGACGGCCTTCTTGACGAGGGCGTTCACCCGGGTCTCGAACTCGCCGCGGGCGTTCTCCGACTGCTTCATGAGGTTGTCGACGAACTCCCGGCCCTCGCTCTCGCCGAGCTTGGCCTGGTCGGCCAGGTCGCGGCCCAGCTCCTCCACCTTGTCCTTGGTCATCACGGCGAGGCCCACGCCCGTCAACAGCGTCTTCTTGATGAGGTCGATCATCGCTGGCACCCTTCGCGTCAGAGGAATGGGGCCGACGGCCCCCCCGTATTATACGCCGGGAGGATGACCCCTCGTCAGTCGCCGCCGACGGCGCGGCGGTCGGTGCGATACTCGAAACGGCGTCCGGGGTTGGATCCGAGGGACGACTTCGCTACCAGAGAGGCCGGGATGAGGACGAGCGTGGGGCGGTTGCTGGGGGCGTTGGGACTGGTCCTGGGGCTGGTCGCAGGCGCGGCGGCCGGTGAGGAGCCGGCGACCAAGGAGTTCGTCTACAAGACGGCGCCGCAGGGGCCGCTCAAGGTGGTGGTGACCTACCCGCCGGGCTGGAAGGCGACGGACGCGCGGCCGGGAATCGTCTTCTTCTTCGGCGGCGGCTGGACGAACGGCGACGTGAAGCAGTTCGCCGAGCAGGCCGAGCACCTGGCCCGCCGGGGGATGGTGGCGGCGCGGGCCGACTACCGGGTGAAGTCGCGGCAGGGCGTGACGCCCGCGGCGGGCGTCGAGGACGCCAAGAGCGCCGTCAGGTGGCTCCGGGCCCACGCCCGGGAGCAGGGGGTGGACCCCGACCGGATCGCCGCCGCCGGGGGCTCGGCCGGCGGGCACCTCGCCGCCTGCACCGCCCTGACGCCGGGCCTGGACGCGGCGGGCGAGGACCTCGCCGTCTCCTCGAGGCCGAACGCGCTGGTGCTGTTCAACCCCGTCCTGCGGTTCACGGGGGCCCCCGAGCTGATGCGTCGGATCGGCGACGACGCCGCGCTGGGGGAGGCGATCTCGCCCAGCCGCCACGTCGGCAAGGACGCGCCCCCGGCCCTGATCCTCTTCGGCACGGCCGACCGCCTCGCCCCGATGGGGGACGAGTACGTCGCCAGGGCCAGGGCCGCCGGCGCGCGGGCCGAGCTGTTCACGGCCGAGGGGGCGGGCCACGGTTTCTTCAACCGGCCCCCCTGGAAGGTGCGGACCACGGACCGGATGGACGAGTTCCTGACCTCCCTCGGCTACCTGCCCAGGCCCGACTGACGCCCGACGTGCCTGGGATTCGGCCGGCGATTCCCCTAGAATGGAGCCACGCGCCCGGCGGCGGGGGCGAGAGGCGTCGAGGGTGGCAAGGGAATGGATCGGCTCAAGATCCTCTGTTTCGCCGGGACGTACGGGCTGGCGCTGGCCGTCGAGCTGGCGAGGGTCTTCGTGCGCGGCGGCGGGGCGTTCCGGTGGCACCTGGGGGTCGGCCTGACCTTCCTGGGCTGGTGCGTGCAGACGATCTACCTGGCGAACATCGCCTGGAAGGACCAGACGCTCCTGCCGGTGACCTCGGCGTTCGAGTCGGTGATGGTGCTGTCGTGGGTGGTGGCCCTGATCGGGCTCTACCTGATGATCCAGTGGCCCCGGAACGTGGCCGTGGGGTTCTTCACGCTCCCCCTGGTCCTGGGCCTGATCCTGGGCGCGGCCTGGTTCGTGCCGCGGTCGGAAGGGCGGGAGTGGGAGGGGGCGACGGCCTTCTGGGGGACGATCCACGGCGTCTTCCTGCTGGCGGGGGCCGTCTGCGCCTCGCTGGCGTTCGCGGCCGGGCTGATGTACCTGGCCCAGATGCGGCGGCTGAAGTCCAAGCCGGCGCACCGGTTCGGCTTCTCGCTGCCGAGCCTGGAGCAGTCCGAGCGGGTGAACCGCGGCGCGGTGGTGGCGGCCTTCCCGCTGCTGACGGCCGGGCTCCTGATCGGGGCCCTGCTCAGCGCGGTGGAGTTGCGGAAGGGGGGCGTCGAGGCCTCGTCGGGCGTCCCCTGGTACGACCCCAAGGTCCTGAGCGCGGCGGGGATGTGGCTGGTGTTCGCGGTGCTCCTGCACGCCCGGTTCCGGCCGTCGATGCGGGGGCGGACGGTGATGATGCTGACGATCGCCGCGTTCGCCTTCCTGGTCTTCACCTGGGTCGGCGTCGAGGCCCTGCGGCTGCCGACGGCCCACGGCGCGCCCCGGACGGCGGGGAGGCTGCCGTGAGGCTGCTGGCCCTCGGGGTCGACCACCGCTCCGCCCCCGCGACGGTCCGCGAGGCCCTGGCCTTCGGCGACGACCGCCTCGCCGAGGGGCTGGAAGCCCTCCAGGGGGCCTTCCCCGGCAACGAGTTCGTGGTCCTCTCGACCTGCAACCGGGTGGAGGTCTACGCCGCCGGCCCGGCCGACGCCGCGCCCGGGGTCGACGCCCTCTCGGCCTTCCTGTCCGACTTCCACGCCCTCCGCCCCGAGACGTTCGCCGGCCACCTGGTCGGCTACCACGACGAGGCGGTGGTCGGCCACCTGTTCCGGGTCGCGGCCAGCCTGGAGAGCCTCGTCCTGGGCGAGGGCCAGATCCTGGGCCAGGTCCGCGAGGCGTACCGCTCGGCCGTCGACCGCAAGGCCGCCGGGCCGATCTTCCACGCGGTCTTCCAGAACGCCCTGCGCGTCGGCAAGCTCGTCCGCGAGAAGACCGGCATGGACCAGGGGAAGCTCTCCGTCGCCAGCGTCGCCGTCGACCTCGCCCGCGAGGTCTTCGACACCTTCACCGACAAGGCCGTCCTGGTGATCGGCGCGGGCAAGATGGCGGACCTGACCCTCCAGCACCTCAAGGCCCTGAACCCCGGCCGGATCCTGATCGTCAACCGCAACCCCGACCGCGCCCGGGAGGTCGCCGAGCGCTGGCGGGGCCAGGCCGTCGCCTTCGATCGCCTGGGCCAGGCCCTGATCGACGCCGACCTCGTCATCAGCACCACCGCCGCCGCCGAGCCCATCGTCTCGCTGGAGCAGTACGTCCGGGTCCAGCGGGCCCGCCGCAACCGGCTCTCGCTGATCCTCGACATCGCCATCCCCCGCGACTTCGACCCCCGCATCGGCGAGCTGGACCAGGTGACGCTCTACCACGTCGACGACCTGCGGGCCCAGGCCGAGCAGAACCTCTCGCGGCGCCGCAAGGGGGTCGACCCCGCGCTCCTGATCATCGAGCGCGAGACCGCCGCCTGCTACGCGGCCGTCCGCCGGCAGCAGGACGCCGGCGCGCTCCTGCGGCAGCTCGGCGACCGGGCCGACCAGATCCGCCTGCGGGAGCTGGAGCACCTGTTCCACAACCTGCCCGCGCTCTCCGACGCCGACCGCGAGGCCATCGCCCACATGGCCGCCCGGCTCCAGAACCAGTTCCTCCACCACCCCCGCGCCGCCGTCCGCTCCGCCGCCGCCGAGCCCGCCGCCGCGCCCGACGCCCCCCACCCCATCCTCACCGCCGTCCGCCACCTCTTCGGCCTCGCCGACGCCCCCGCCCGCAACGGCCTCAAGTAGGCCGGGCGAACCAACCCGCCGGATCGGCTTCGATCTGGGTTCGTCTGATCCCGCGGCCTCGGACGTCGTTCGATATAAATCCTTGTTCGGCAATATTTTGAGACCCAAATCGTCCCCCGCCGATTGGGTTCGGTCGTCGAAATCCGCATGGATTTCCGCTCCGACTTCCGGCCTCTCTGATATCCTGCGCAGGGGACGGCGGCCACCGGCTCGACGGTCTGCGGTGCGATGAGGGGAGCCCGAACGTGCAAGCCATCGGGGCCGTCGCGATCCTGGGGGCGGTCGAGGTCTTCTGGATCCTCTCGTTCCGGAAGCGCCGCGCCATCTGGCGGCGGGTCCGCCGCCTGGCCGAGGAGCGACAGGGCGGCATGGTCCCGCTCGACATCCGGACCCTCGTCGCGATCCACGAGCCGCAACGATCCGTCCCCGACGAACTCTGGTTCGACGCCTTCCTGGCGTACCACCTCCCGGCCGCCGCCGTGGTGCGACTCGCCCGGGGCCGTTTCCACGTCCTCGACGACGGGGGATGGAAGCCGTTCGCGATGATCGTCGTCCTCACCCTCGCGTCCTATTCGGCCCTGGCCGCCCGGCTCCTCGCCCCGAGACCTTGATCCGACGCCGGAGCCGTCGCCCCCGGACCTGCCGACGAGACTTCGGTCGACGCCCGAGCGGCAAATCGGCGAAGGCCCGGCGCTCGCCGCCGTAGAGACTGTGGGCCACGATCGCGCGATTCCGACGGGCGGGGCGTTTCCGTTTCGACGAAAGATGGCTTATCCTGACCGAGAGCCCGGACGGGTCGAGCCGACGAGTCGCGGCCGGCGGAGGCCGAGGGCGCATCGGACGGGGGTTCGAGATGGTGGAGACGATCGGGGGTCGGGCCGCGCCGATGCGGACGTTGGACGAGGCCGTCGCTCAGGGACGGCTCTGCCCGTCGCCGACGCCCCGGCCGGAGGGCCGGCGGCTGGTCGTCGTGGTCCACGGCTGGAGGCGGACGCCCGAAGCCTACAAGGGGCTGCTGCGGTCCTTCCGCGACGATCCCCGGCTCGCCGACTGCGACCTGCTCCCCTGGGCCTACCGGGCCGGGCGGCTGTCGAACACCAACCCGACCGGCGTGGCCCAGGGGCTGGCGACCGAGATCGATCGGCTGGATCGCGAGAACGACTATCGGGAGATCTTCCTGGTGGGCCACAGCATGGGGGGCGTGATCGTCCGGGCCGCCCTGCTGGACGGGATCGAGCGGGACCTCGCCTGGGCCGCCCCCGGGAAGCGGAAGGTCCGGCGGCTGGTCCTGCTGGCGTCGACGAATCGCGGGTTCGACGTGCCGAGGTTCCTCGGGCCGGCGGTCTTCGTCATCCGCCACCTGCCGTTCCCCGTGGCTTCGTTCGCCCTGAGCATGCTGCGCGGGAGCTGGTTCGTCACGGGGGTCCGGCTCCGCTGGCTCCGCCGGTTCTGCGGGACCGAGCCGCCCGAGACCGTGCAGATCCTGGGCACCCGCGACCCGGTCGTCGGCCCCGACGACAGCGCCGACGTGTTCCGGTACGCCAACTCCGCGCTGGTCCCGGTCGACGCCGACCACATCTCGATCCTCCCGTCCGGGCCCGACGACCCGACGTACCCTTACGTCGTGGACGCCCTGCTGGGGCCGATGTCCGCCAAGCACCGCCCGCGGCAGCCGGCCCCGCGGAGCCGGGTCGTCTTCCTCATCCACGGGATCCGCGACTACGGCCCCTGGCTCGACGACCTCCGCGAGGCCGTGCTGCGGCTCGACCCCGAGGCCGAGGTCCTGCCGATCCGCTACGGCTATTTCAAGCTCATCAACTTCCTCGCGCCGTCGCTGCGGGCCGGCAAGGTGCGGGACTTCGTCGACCGCTACGTCCAGGAGCTGGCCAAGCGGCCCGACGTGCCGTTCGCGGCGGCCGGCCACAGCAACGGCACGTTCATCATCGCGACGGCCGTGAAGGACGTGCCCGGCGTCGAGTTCGAGCGCGTCTACCTCGCCGGCAGCGTCCTGCCCGACGACTTCGCCTGGGACGCCCTGATCGGCGGCAAGGTCGCGCAGGTCCGCAACGACACCGCCCGCTCCGACTGGGTGGTCGCCCTGATCTGCGGCACCCTGAGCTGGCTGGCCCCCTACCGCGACCTCGGCATCGGCGGGTTCGCCGGCTTCCAGCGCCTCCCCCCCGGATCCGAGAGCCGCTACCTGCCAGGCGACCACGGCGCGGCCCTGACCAAGGACAACCTCTCCTCGATCGCCGCGTTCCTCGTGCACGGCCGCCCCGGCGCCCTGACGGGCCTGCCGACCAGCCTGCCGACCTGGCTCGACCGGGGCTCGCGCGGCCTCTTCTGGATCCTGCTCGTCGCCCTCGTCGCGATCGTCGGCCTCCTCTTCGTGGTCGGCCTCACGCCCGCCATCCTCTGGACCGGCGCGATCCTGGCCGTCGTCGCCGTCGTTTTCCTGATCGCATATTGAAGGTGACGGGCGGGCGGGATGCCGCTCCGTGCCTCATCCTTCTTTTCGAGGGACCACGATGTCCGACCCGATCGAGGCGGTCCTTTCCAACTGGATCGAACAGGCCCTGTCGCCGGTCGGCCGCCTGCCGGAGGGGACGACCCCGGCGGCCTGGGTGGCGGCCCGGTTCACGGCGTGGTGGCGGGGGCGGGCTGATGAAGCCTTATGCGACGCCCTCGCCGCGACGACCGCGACTCGCGCGGAGCTGATGCGCCTCGGCGGTTGGGACGCGTTCGGCGAGGCGCTCCACAGACTGACCCACGTGGAAGACGCCCTGGGAGACGTCGAAGCGACCTTCGGCCCTCCCGGACCGACCAGAGACGAGCGGGATCGTGCGATGAGGGCGCTGGCCCGGTCCGTGGTCGAAGCTGCGGCGTTCCTGGAACTCGCGGACGACGACATGGTGCACCCCGACGCCGCGGTCGGAGCCCTGGAAGGAATCGGTCGCGAGTTGAGCGACGCCGGCCCGGTGGCGAAGGCCGCGCTGCGCGAGGCCGTCGACGCCCTGCTGGCGGACGAGCGAAGCGACGGCCGGCCCCGGAGCGAGTACGTCGAGTTCCTCGAAAGCTTCATGACCTCGTTCGGGCTCCACGAGGATTGAGGGCGGGGGTTCCCCGACCTTCCCGCATCCCACCCCCTCGACCGCGACATGAAGATTTTTTATGATTGGGCGGGGGGGGTGAAACGCGCGGACGCAGACCGCCGCGACGACGGGCGACGCGTGCGAGGTGCGGCGGCTGACGGGAAGGATGGACCCATGGATCGACCGGCGCGACGGGGGCGGGGTTTCACGCTGATGGAGCTGCTGGTGGTGATCGCGCTGCCGACCTACGGCGCCGTCACCGCCCGCAGCTTCCACGCCGGCGGCCTGAACGCCCTGCTGCTCGACGGCTCCGTCCGGTTCATCAAGAACACCATCGCCCTGCCGACCTGGCGCGCGCTCGGCACCCGCGCCGGCGGCGAGGTCGTGAGCGACTATTGACGGACGATCGCATCCCAGGACGAAGATGAAGAGGTCGAGCGATGTTCCATCTCCCCCCGCCCGCGGCGCCCGGCCCTCCATGCGGCCCTGGTCGCGCTCGGGCTGACGGCGACGCTGGCCTGGACGGGCTGCGGCGCGAGCGCGACGCCCGACCCCGACGCCAGCCGGACGACCGCGGCGAAGTTCCTCGAAGAGGTCCGCGTCGGCAAGCCCGAGCAGGCGTGGGAAGGGACCTCCACCGAGTTCAAGTCGATGCTCGGCCGCGACGGCCTGGTCGGCTACGTCAAGGCCCATAAATCGCTCAAGGAGAAGGCCCCGGCCGAGTTCGTCTCGTTCAACGTCGCCGAGCGCGAGGGCCTGCCGCTGGCCGAATGCCTCTTCCGCACGGCCGATCAGCGAGCCGCCGTGAAGGTCCTGCTCGCCCGCGAGGGCGGCGCCTGGAAGGTCGAACGCCTCACCGCCGACTGACCCCCGCCCCCCCCCGCACGCCCCCGAGCCGGGCCTATGCGTTTCCGCGCGCGCCGTCCCCGCCACCCACTTCTCAACGCGTGGCTGCAAGCGTATGATCGTCGCCGGCGTCCGAGAAGCTTAGGGGACCCGCGCCGGCCGAGGCCGCCCCGGCGTCCCCGACCTCCTCGGGTCGCGACGGGGAGGGTCGTCCCGCGACGGATGCGGACGCGCCCGGTCGCTCGCCGAGCACACCCAGGATGGAGTCGCAGCATGATGCTCACGCATGGACGACAGCGCCGCCCCGTCGCCCGGACGTGGAGCCTGGAGGCGCTGGAAGATCGAAGACTGATGTCCGTGACCGACCCGGCGCCTTCGGAAATCGCCTTCCCGCCGAATTCCTACCACGAGGTCTCCGAGGCCGCCGGCTCGGCGCCCTTAACCGTCGTCCGCACGGGCGACCTCTCGGGGCCGGCGAGCGTCCATGTTCAGACGCGGTCGGCCAGCGCTCAAGTAGGATACGACTACGTCGGCCTCGACTTCGTCCTGGGCTTCGCCCCCGGCCAGTCCGAGGCGACGTTCGACCTCGTCATCCTCGACGACGACCTCTCGGAGCCGCTCTATAAGGGTATAGAG
The DNA window shown above is from Paludisphaera mucosa and carries:
- a CDS encoding alpha/beta hydrolase, whose translation is MRTSVGRLLGALGLVLGLVAGAAAGEEPATKEFVYKTAPQGPLKVVVTYPPGWKATDARPGIVFFFGGGWTNGDVKQFAEQAEHLARRGMVAARADYRVKSRQGVTPAAGVEDAKSAVRWLRAHAREQGVDPDRIAAAGGSAGGHLAACTALTPGLDAAGEDLAVSSRPNALVLFNPVLRFTGAPELMRRIGDDAALGEAISPSRHVGKDAPPALILFGTADRLAPMGDEYVARARAAGARAELFTAEGAGHGFFNRPPWKVRTTDRMDEFLTSLGYLPRPD
- a CDS encoding phasin family protein, which codes for MIDLIKKTLLTGVGLAVMTKDKVEELGRDLADQAKLGESEGREFVDNLMKQSENARGEFETRVNALVKKAVDGLNLAPKDELTKLQARVAELEAELKRHDESATHAG
- a CDS encoding alpha/beta fold hydrolase is translated as MVETIGGRAAPMRTLDEAVAQGRLCPSPTPRPEGRRLVVVVHGWRRTPEAYKGLLRSFRDDPRLADCDLLPWAYRAGRLSNTNPTGVAQGLATEIDRLDRENDYREIFLVGHSMGGVIVRAALLDGIERDLAWAAPGKRKVRRLVLLASTNRGFDVPRFLGPAVFVIRHLPFPVASFALSMLRGSWFVTGVRLRWLRRFCGTEPPETVQILGTRDPVVGPDDSADVFRYANSALVPVDADHISILPSGPDDPTYPYVVDALLGPMSAKHRPRQPAPRSRVVFLIHGIRDYGPWLDDLREAVLRLDPEAEVLPIRYGYFKLINFLAPSLRAGKVRDFVDRYVQELAKRPDVPFAAAGHSNGTFIIATAVKDVPGVEFERVYLAGSVLPDDFAWDALIGGKVAQVRNDTARSDWVVALICGTLSWLAPYRDLGIGGFAGFQRLPPGSESRYLPGDHGAALTKDNLSSIAAFLVHGRPGALTGLPTSLPTWLDRGSRGLFWILLVALVAIVGLLFVVGLTPAILWTGAILAVVAVVFLIAY
- the hemA gene encoding glutamyl-tRNA reductase, translating into MRLLALGVDHRSAPATVREALAFGDDRLAEGLEALQGAFPGNEFVVLSTCNRVEVYAAGPADAAPGVDALSAFLSDFHALRPETFAGHLVGYHDEAVVGHLFRVAASLESLVLGEGQILGQVREAYRSAVDRKAAGPIFHAVFQNALRVGKLVREKTGMDQGKLSVASVAVDLAREVFDTFTDKAVLVIGAGKMADLTLQHLKALNPGRILIVNRNPDRAREVAERWRGQAVAFDRLGQALIDADLVISTTAAAEPIVSLEQYVRVQRARRNRLSLILDIAIPRDFDPRIGELDQVTLYHVDDLRAQAEQNLSRRRKGVDPALLIIERETAACYAAVRRQQDAGALLRQLGDRADQIRLRELEHLFHNLPALSDADREAIAHMAARLQNQFLHHPRAAVRSAAAEPAAAPDAPHPILTAVRHLFGLADAPARNGLK
- a CDS encoding sigma-54 interaction domain-containing protein, translated to MREVYRTTRQVAPSRACVLIVGETGTGKELIARAIHDLSPRSTGPYIRVNCGALTESLLESELFGHVKGSFTGAVDNRTGRFEAAHTGSIFLDEVNSTSPKLQVKLLRVLQEGEFERVGDNNTKKVDTRIVAATNRDLLDEIDVGRFREDLYYRLNVVPIYLPPLRERRDDVELLVNFFLKRYAEQNKRDMRRVHPEAMRRLREHDWPGNVRELQNYVERAVILGDGAELTVEHLPPQLRGETTPRPIRHRGTSSADFTVLTSELVRQGIRAAGPNANDLHDRVVGQVERELIQQVLQTCDRVQIKAAARLGINRNTLHKKLSEYRIDENAPAAGPPNGDGEDGHDGGRTGDAPHPYDE
- a CDS encoding DNA-methyltransferase: MRKAAITPSGPDGAAPTPGARNSSESPAGPLDRDRLYPGDCLDLLPRIDTGSVDLIFADPPFNIGYDYDVYDDARDNDAYLDWTRRWGREVVRALKPDGTFWLAIGDEYAAEMKVIFHRELGLTMRSWVVWYYTFGVHCRRKFARSHAHLFYFLKDPKRFTFNDEDVRVPSARQLVYADARANPKGRLPDDTWILRPQDMTTGFDPMEDTWYVPRVCGTFKERAGWHGCQMPEQLLGRIVRACSNPGETVLDPFAGSGTTLTVAKKLDRRFLGFELSPDYASAVERRLAAAHVGQPLEGGPEPLAGGRKTPTEPPARRKRAPAPKRAGA
- a CDS encoding cytochrome C assembly family protein; the encoded protein is MDRLKILCFAGTYGLALAVELARVFVRGGGAFRWHLGVGLTFLGWCVQTIYLANIAWKDQTLLPVTSAFESVMVLSWVVALIGLYLMIQWPRNVAVGFFTLPLVLGLILGAAWFVPRSEGREWEGATAFWGTIHGVFLLAGAVCASLAFAAGLMYLAQMRRLKSKPAHRFGFSLPSLEQSERVNRGAVVAAFPLLTAGLLIGALLSAVELRKGGVEASSGVPWYDPKVLSAAGMWLVFAVLLHARFRPSMRGRTVMMLTIAAFAFLVFTWVGVEALRLPTAHGAPRTAGRLP
- a CDS encoding H-X9-DG-CTERM domain-containing protein, which encodes MDRPARRGRGFTLMELLVVIALPTYGAVTARSFHAGGLNALLLDGSVRFIKNTIALPTWRALGTRAGGEVVSDY